TGCACCTCGGCGACCAGCGGCCGCTTGCCCTCCAGCGTCACCGTCAGGCAGGTGCCCGGCACGGCCTCCGCGCGGCGCGTGAGGAACAGCCCGCTCGGGTCGGCGAGACCGATGATGCCCTCGTCGTGCAGCTCGAAGCAGCCGACCTCGTCGGTGGCCCCGTAACGGTTCTTCACACCGCGCACCAGCCGCAGCCGCGCGTGCCGGTCGCCCTCGAAGCTGAGCACCACGTCCACGAGGTGTTCCAGCAGCCGGGGGCCGGCGATCGCGCCGTCCTTGGTGACGTGGCCGACGAGCAGGGTCGACATCCCGCGCTCCTTGGAGGCCCGGATCAGTGCCCCGGCCACCTCGCGCACCTGTGCCATGCCGCCGGGCGCGCCGTCGATCTCGGGGGAGGCGATGGTCTGTACGGAGTCCAGGATCAGCAGCGAGGGCTTGACCGCGTCCAGGTGTCCGAGGACGGCGGAGAGGTCCGTCTCCGCCGCGAGGTAGAGGTGGTCGTTCAGCGCGTTGATCCGGTCGGCCCGCAGCCGGACCTGGCTCGCGGACTCCTCGCCCGTCACGTACAGGGTGCGGTGGTCGTCGGTGGCCGCCTTCGCGGCGACGTCCAGCAGCAGCGTCGACTTGCCGACGCCCGGCTCGCCCGCCAGCAGCACGACGGCCCCCGGCACGAGGCCGCCGCCGAGGACCCGGTCCAGCTCGTCCACGCCGGTGCTGCGGGCCGTCGCCGTACGGCCGTCGACCTGGGCGATCGGGACGGCGGGGGCCGAGACCCGGCCGGCCGCGGTGGTCCGCACGGCGGGCGCACCCATCTCCTCGACGGTCCCCCACGCCTGGCACTCGGGGCACCGGCCGAGCCATTTCGCGGTCGTCCAGCCGCACTCGGAGCAGCGGTAGGACGGCCGGTCCTTGGCGGATGAACGAGATGTACGGGCAGCCATGCGCACCACCGTAGCCGCCGGCACCGACACCGCCGCCGG
This Streptomyces sp. NBC_00539 DNA region includes the following protein-coding sequences:
- the radA gene encoding DNA repair protein RadA, producing the protein MAARTSRSSAKDRPSYRCSECGWTTAKWLGRCPECQAWGTVEEMGAPAVRTTAAGRVSAPAVPIAQVDGRTATARSTGVDELDRVLGGGLVPGAVVLLAGEPGVGKSTLLLDVAAKAATDDHRTLYVTGEESASQVRLRADRINALNDHLYLAAETDLSAVLGHLDAVKPSLLILDSVQTIASPEIDGAPGGMAQVREVAGALIRASKERGMSTLLVGHVTKDGAIAGPRLLEHLVDVVLSFEGDRHARLRLVRGVKNRYGATDEVGCFELHDEGIIGLADPSGLFLTRRAEAVPGTCLTVTLEGKRPLVAEVQALTVDSQIPSPRRTTSGLETSRVSMMLAVLEQRGRITALGKRDIYSATVGGVKLTEPAADLAIALALASAASDVPLPKNLVAIGEVGLAGEVRRVTGVQRRLAEAHRLGFTHALVPADPGKVPAGMKVIEVADMGDALRVLPRGRARTPARERAGE